Below is a window of Paramagnetospirillum magneticum AMB-1 DNA.
GGCCGTGGAGCGCCACGCCACCTCCAAGCTGCCCGACGATGATCTGGTGCGCATCCGCTTCCTGGGCTTTCGCGGCGAGGCGCTGCCCTCCATCGGGTCGGTGGCGCGCCTCACGCTGACCAGCCGCCCCAGGGGCGCCGACAGCGCCTGGAGCCTGTCGGTGGAAGGCGGCGCCAAGGGCCGTCCCGTCCCCGCAGCCCATCCCCAGGGGACCCGCATCGAGGTGCGCGACCTGTTCTATGCCACGCCGGCCCGGCTGAAATTCCTCAAGGCGGCGCGCACCGAGCTGACCCATGCCGCCGACGTGATCGAACGCCTCGGCATGGCCCATCCCGACATCGCCTTTTCCCTGTCCGACGGCGGGCGCAAGGTGCTGGATCTGGCCGCCAAGCGGGGCGAGCCGGGCGCGGCGCTTCTGTCGCGCATCGCCCAGGTGGTGGGGCGCGAGTTCGAGCCCAACGCCCTGGCGCTGGACGCCGAGCGCGACGGGGTCAGGCTGACCGGCTGGGCCGGGCTGCCCACCTACAACCGCGCCACCTCCGCCGCCCAGTACCTGTTCGTCAACGGCCGCCCGGTCAAGGACCGGCTGGTGATCGGCGCGGTCCGGGGGGCCTATCAGGACGTCCTGGCCCGCGACCGCCATCCGGTGGTGGCGCTGTTCCTGGAGCTTGACCCCGATCAGGTGGACGTCAACGTCCATCCCGCCAAGGCCGAGGTGCGCTTTCGCGATTCCGGGCTGGTGCGCGGCTTGATCGTCGGCGCCATCCGCCATGCCCTGGCCGGAGCCGGGCACCGGGCCAGTTCCACCCTGACCGGAGTGGCGCTGGGCGCCCTGGGTGGTGGTGGCGGCAACAGTCCGCCGCCGTCCTTTGCCCATTATCCGCCGCCGCGCCCCTCCCTGCCGCTGATCCGCGCCGGAATCGGCGCCCAGGCGCCCCTGGGACTGGCCGAGCAGGGTCTGGGCCTCCATCTGCCGCCCGCCGCCCCCGTGGCGCCGCCCGAGGCGAGGGAGGGACCGGGCGAAGCCTCCGTCGACTACCCCCTGGGCGCCGCCAAGGCCCAGTTGCACGACACCTATATCGTCGCCGAGACCGCCGACGGGCTGGTGATCGTCGACCAGCACGCCGCCCATGAGCGGCTGGTGTTCGAGCGCCTGAAACTGGGCCTGACCGAGGGGCAGGTGGCGCGCCAGGGCCTGCTGCTGCCCGAAGTGGTGGATCTCGGCGACGCCGGCGCCGCCCGGGTGACCGAGCGGGCCGGGGATCTGGCCCGCCTGGGCCTGGTGATCGACTCCTTCGGCCCCGGCGCCGTGGTGGTGCGCGAGGTCCCTGCCCTGCTGGGCGACGACGACGTTCAGGGACTGGTGCGCGATTTGGCCGATGAACTGGCCGAGTGGGGCGCTTCCACCGTCCTGGAGGAGCGCCTGCTGCACATCTGCGCCACCATGGCCTGTCACGGCTCGGTGCGGGCGGGCCGCCGCCTCTCCGTCCCCGAGATGAATGCCTTGCTGCGCCGCATGGAGGCCACCCCCCTGTCGGGGCAGTGCAACCATGGGCGCCCCACCCACGTTTCCCTCAGTCTCAACGACATCGAGAAGCTGTTCGGGCGCCGATAGCCCGCTTGTCAGCCGGCGCTTGACCGCCGTCAATTACCATAGCTGTGCACTTGGGTATTGTGGCTTCAGTTAGACGAAGTCAAGGAATACCGCCATGAGAAAGACCGACAGTTTCCGTAAACATCACGACGACCTGCGGGTCATTGTCGGCCGGCTCGAGCCCATGCTCGACCCCCAGCGGATCGCCACCGATCCGGCAGCGGTGTCCAAGGTGGTGCTCGACCTGTTCGGCAAGTTCTCCATTCACCTGGCCATCGAGGACAACACCCTGTACCCCAAATGCGCCGCCCATGCCGATGCCGCCCTGCGCCGCACCGCCGCCGAGTTCCAGGCGGAGATGGGCAATCTGTCGCAGCGCTTCGATGCCTATAAGAAGTCCTGGGCCGGTCCCCTGGCCATCGGCCGCGATCCGGCGGCCTTCGTGACGGCGACGCGCGAGATCCTCGGCCTGTTCAAGGCGCGGGTCGAGCGCGAGGAAAGCCGGCTCTACGACCTGTTCGACAAGGCGGCGTGAGGGGGAACCCCCTCACTCTCCGTAGGAGATGGCCACCACCTCGATCATTTCGACCCCGGACGGAGTGCGCACCGGCACGGAATCCCCTTCGGCCGCCTTCAAGAGGGCACGGGCCACCGGGGAGATCCAGCTGATCAGCCCCTTCTCCAGGTCGGCCTCGTCGATGCCGACGATGGTGACGGTGATCTCCTCGTCGCGGGCATTGGCATAGGTGACGGTGGCCCCGAAGAATATCTGGTCGCGCTTCTTCTGCTGCTCGGGATCGACCACATGGGCGGATTCCATGCGCTTGGTCAGGAAGCGGATGCGGCGGTCGATCTCGCGCAGCCGCTTCTTGCCATAGAGGTAGTCGCCGTTTTCCGAACGGTCGCCATTGCCCGCCGCCCAGGACACCACCTCGACCACCTTGGGGCGCTCGATCTTGTGCAGGTGGGACAGTTCCGCCTTTAGCGCCGCAAAGCCCTGGGGTCGCATGTAGTTCTTGGCGCCGGGCGGCAGGCCCTGGGGCAGGTCCTCGGAGTCCTCGTCGCCGTCGCTTTCCTTGGTGAAGGCCTTGCTCACGCCTTGGCTCCCTTCCTGGCAGTGGGGTCCAGCGGCCAGCGCGGCCGTGGCGCGAAGGTCAGATCGTCGCTTTGGCCCAGGCGCAGCCGTTCGAGACCCGCCCAGGCGATCATGGCGGCGTTGTCGGTGCACAGCTTCAGCGGCGGAGCCAGGAATTCCAGGCCCGTTTCGTTTCCGATCCGAACCAGAACCTGGCGCAGCGCCGTATTGGCGGCGACACCGCCGGCCACCACCAGATGCTGGGTCTGGGGCCAGCGGGACTTCATCTCGCGCACGCCGCGCCGCACCCGGTCGGCCATGGCATCGGCCACCGCATCCTGAAAGGCGCGGGCCACATCGGCCTGATCGGCGGCCGACAACGGCTGGGGCAGGCTTTCGATCAGCAGGCGGGCGGCGTTCTTGAGCCCCGAGAAGCTGAAATCGCAGCCCGGCTTGCCCTTCATGGGGCGCGGCAGGGTAAAGCGGGCCGGATCGCCACCTTGGGCCGCCGCCTCCACCGCCGGGCCGCCGGGATAGCCCAGCCCGGCCATCTTGGCCACCTTATCGAAGGCCTCGCCCGCCGCGTCGTCGATGGTGGTGCCGAGACGGGTGTACCGGCCCACCCCCTCGACGGCCAGCAACTGGCAATGGCCGCCCGAGGCCAGCAGCAGCAGATAGGGAAAGGCGATATCGTGGGTCAGGCGCGGCGTCAGGGCGTGGCCTTCCAGATGGTTGACCGCCAGGAACGGCTTGCCCGCGGCCAGCGCGATGGCCTTGCCGGTCATCACGCCGACGATCACGCCGCCGATCAGGCCGGGACCGCCGGTGGCCGCCACGGCGTCCAGGTCGGCAAAGCCCACGCCGGCGCGGC
It encodes the following:
- the tsaD gene encoding tRNA (adenosine(37)-N6)-threonylcarbamoyltransferase complex transferase subunit TsaD, whose protein sequence is MLVLGIESSCDETAAAVVNDRREILGEVVLSQLDEHRPFGGVVPEIAARSHLAHMDKLVAEAMRRAGVGFADLDAVAATGGPGLIGGVIVGVMTGKAIALAAGKPFLAVNHLEGHALTPRLTHDIAFPYLLLLASGGHCQLLAVEGVGRYTRLGTTIDDAAGEAFDKVAKMAGLGYPGGPAVEAAAQGGDPARFTLPRPMKGKPGCDFSFSGLKNAARLLIESLPQPLSAADQADVARAFQDAVADAMADRVRRGVREMKSRWPQTQHLVVAGGVAANTALRQVLVRIGNETGLEFLAPPLKLCTDNAAMIAWAGLERLRLGQSDDLTFAPRPRWPLDPTARKGAKA
- a CDS encoding hemerythrin domain-containing protein, with the protein product MRKTDSFRKHHDDLRVIVGRLEPMLDPQRIATDPAAVSKVVLDLFGKFSIHLAIEDNTLYPKCAAHADAALRRTAAEFQAEMGNLSQRFDAYKKSWAGPLAIGRDPAAFVTATREILGLFKARVEREESRLYDLFDKAA
- the mutL gene encoding DNA mismatch repair endonuclease MutL, with protein sequence MSIRLLPPTLVNQIAAGEVVERPASAVKELVENAIDAGASRIDVVLAEGGQSLIAVSDDGCGMSPDEMMLAVERHATSKLPDDDLVRIRFLGFRGEALPSIGSVARLTLTSRPRGADSAWSLSVEGGAKGRPVPAAHPQGTRIEVRDLFYATPARLKFLKAARTELTHAADVIERLGMAHPDIAFSLSDGGRKVLDLAAKRGEPGAALLSRIAQVVGREFEPNALALDAERDGVRLTGWAGLPTYNRATSAAQYLFVNGRPVKDRLVIGAVRGAYQDVLARDRHPVVALFLELDPDQVDVNVHPAKAEVRFRDSGLVRGLIVGAIRHALAGAGHRASSTLTGVALGALGGGGGNSPPPSFAHYPPPRPSLPLIRAGIGAQAPLGLAEQGLGLHLPPAAPVAPPEAREGPGEASVDYPLGAAKAQLHDTYIVAETADGLVIVDQHAAHERLVFERLKLGLTEGQVARQGLLLPEVVDLGDAGAARVTERAGDLARLGLVIDSFGPGAVVVREVPALLGDDDVQGLVRDLADELAEWGASTVLEERLLHICATMACHGSVRAGRRLSVPEMNALLRRMEATPLSGQCNHGRPTHVSLSLNDIEKLFGRR
- the greB gene encoding transcription elongation factor GreB codes for the protein MSKAFTKESDGDEDSEDLPQGLPPGAKNYMRPQGFAALKAELSHLHKIERPKVVEVVSWAAGNGDRSENGDYLYGKKRLREIDRRIRFLTKRMESAHVVDPEQQKKRDQIFFGATVTYANARDEEITVTIVGIDEADLEKGLISWISPVARALLKAAEGDSVPVRTPSGVEMIEVVAISYGE